A single Thunnus thynnus chromosome 6, fThuThy2.1, whole genome shotgun sequence DNA region contains:
- the senp1 gene encoding sentrin-specific protease 1 has product MLTKIYEWIGTGFANFRNGVPAAEHSDAHRAPGDGQMRRKRPIECLEDGHNIDQDGLTIKKSRMGDLIDTVKIAAEGVKNHSSGVAAWMRNNVSPTLRNILPTSPGPPPGEPQPSTSAEVWAGRPIAERNSLDETFAAPSTTLEWKTSKSEWVRNEKSTMGSKVCRRQVCMSPTHREVPKTNGHSVNLPLSIIPKVNPTPRLGRPLNLRLHGTPSLFSGMGTTSSSCTSMYEKTFPIKVVQSPTHSTSSGHIHRAKPRCTAQESVREEEKEVYRQLLNMVSGGQSSCLHNGNSHAFVRSHRDFTSFLTTSRRLLQLSSPTGSAVGGTSEGPNSPPSPRGMSSQSSSNLPSPVGASSKPGNQTWSPDTDLSSSRAATLVLAPSPSALQDTSSQDTQSSAYNGDSVIIVNEQKGKKGSSSVPCFQAELWIKELTSMYDSRARERRRQIEEQEALAAQLLRQRLSEEGQRSPDVEVHVRVPLEKEVPLTLVIEEPKPLEEKPEFPELTEEMETEVNRVLRGGSPHEVLSEGFGLSLRRKDLQTLSNLNWLNDEVINFYMNLLVERSKDPSLPSVNTFNTFFYPKLRSSGYSAVRRWTKKMDIFSKDILLVPVHLGVHWCLSVVDFRKKAVMYFDSMGGNNDEACTILFDYLQQESKDKKGKELDTSGWTLHSKKRNEIPQQMNGSDCGMFTCKYADYITKDKSITFTQKHMPYFRRRMVWEIVNHKLL; this is encoded by the exons ATGTTGACTAAAATCTACGAATGGATAGGAACAGGCTTTGCCAATTTTCGTAATGGTGTACCAGCTGCGGAGCACTCTGATGCACACCGGGCACCGGGAGATGGTCAGATGAGGAGGAAAAGACCAATTGAATG TTTGGAAGATGGACATAACATTGACCAAGATGGCTTAACAATAAAGAAATCTCGAATGG GAGATCTTATTGACACAGTCAAAATTGCAGCCGAAGGGGTTAAAAATCACAGCTCCGGTGTGGCTGCATGGATGAGGAACAATGTGAGCCCTACTTTGAGAAATATACTGCCTACCTCCCCTGGTCCTCCACCTGGAGAGCCACAGCCATCGACATCAGCAGAGGTCTGGGCAGGGAGGCCG ATTGCTGAAAGAAACTCCCTGGATGAAACATTTGCTGCTCCCTCTACAACTTTGGAATGGAAAACATCCAAATCAG AGTGGGTGCGTAATGAGAAGTCCACTATGGGATCTAAAGTCTGTAGGCGACAAGTGTGCATGAGTCCTACACATCGCGAAGTGCCAAAAACAAATGGACACTCAGTCAACTTGCCACTCTCCATCATCCCTAAAGTAAACCCCACTCCACGGCTTGGCAGGCCCCTAAACCTTCGACTGCATGGAACACCAAG TTTGTTTAGTGGAATGGGTACAACAAGCAGCTCCTGCACCAGCATGTATGAGAAGACCTTTCCTATCAAAGTGGTGCAGAGCCCGACACACAGCACCTCATCTGGCCACATACACAGGGCCAAGCCCCGCTGCACCGCACAAGAG TCTGTTcgtgaagaggagaaggaggtcTACAGGCAGCTTCTGAACATGGTCTCTGGTGGTCAGTCGTCTTGTCTCCACAACGGCAACTCACATGCATTtgtgaggtcacacagagattT CACCAGCTTCCTGACCACCAGCCGCAGACTGCTGCAGTTGTCTTCTCCTACTGGGTCAGCAGTAGGAGGAACTTCAGAGGGACCCAACAGCCCTCCCAGCCCTAGGGGGATGTCGAGCCAGAGCTCCAGCAACCTTCCCAGCCCTGTGGGGGCCTCCAGCAAGCCAGGGAACCAGACGTGGTCTCCTGACACGGACCTCAGCTCCAGCAGAGCAGCTACCCTCGTGTTGGCTCCCTCCCCATCTGCTCTGCAGGATACCTCCTCTCAGGACACACAGTCATCAG ctTATAATGGCGACTCAGTAATTATTGTAAATGAGCAAAAGGGTAAAAAAGGCAGCTCAAG TGTGCCATGTTTCCAAGCTGAGTTATGGATCAAAGAATT GACTAGTATGTATGACTCTCGGGCGAGAGAAAGACGAAGACAGATAGAAGAGCAGGAGGCCCTCGCTGCCCAGCTGCTGCGGCAG CGCCTGTCTGAAGAGGGGCAACGTAGCCCAGATGTGGAGGTCCATGTTAGAGTTCCTTTGGAGAAGGAGGTTCCTTTGACTCTTGTCATTGAAGAGCCGAAGCCTTTGGAAGAGAAACCAGAATTCCCTGAACTCACAGAG GAAATGGAGACTGAGGTGAACAGGGTGCTGAGAGGAGGAAGTCCTCATGAAGTGTTAAGCGAAGGTTTTGGTCTCAGCCTCAGACGCAAGGATCTGCAGACCCTCAGCAACCTCAACTGGCTCAATGATGAG GTGATCAACTTTTACATGAATCTGCTGGTCGAGCGCAGCAAGGACCCCAGCCTGCCATCAGTCAATACCTTCAACACTTTCTTCTATCCCAAGCTGCGCAGCAGCGGCTACTCTGCTGTCCGCCGCTGGACCAAAAAGATGGACATCTTTTCTAAAGACATCCTGCTGGTTCCTGTCCACTTGGGGGTGCACTGGTGCCTCTCT GTGGTGGATTTCCGGAAAAAGGCTGTCATGTACTTTGATTCTATGGGAGGAAACAATGATGAAGCATGCACAATATTGTT TGATTACCTGCAACAGGAAAGTAAGGACAAGAAGGGCAAAGAACTGGACACCTCAGGCTGGACTCTGCACAGCAAAAAGCGCAAT GAAATCCCACAGCAGATGAACGGTAGTGACTGTGGAATGTTCACATGCAAATATGCAGATTACATTACCAAAGACAAGTCAATCACATTTACGCAG aaacacatgccCTACTTCAGGAGAAGGATGGTTTGGGAGATTGTGAACCATAAACTTTTGTGA
- the LOC137184510 gene encoding protein lifeguard 2-like, whose protein sequence is MTQGKLSLANKSTNGSPSGQALVSPAPPSYEEATAGTSAPCYNDAEMLTEFTWDDRNIRRIFIRKVYAILMIQLLVTLAIVALFTFCDPVKDYIQTNPGWYWASYVVFFVTYLTLSCCSAPRRQFPWNLILLAIFTLSLSYMTGMLSSFYNTKSVVVCLGITAAVCLLVTVFSFQTKIDVTSYQGVLFIFCMVMFISGLVLAIVLPFQYVPWLDATYATLGAILFTMFLAFDTQLLMGNKRYTLSPEEYVFATLNIYLDIVYIFSFFLQIFGTKQE, encoded by the exons CTGTCACTTGCAAACAAGTCCACCAATGGCTCCCCAAGTGGACAGGCATTAGTGTCCCCTGCTCCTCCCAGCTATGAGGAAGCCACTGCAG GCACCAGTGCCCCTTGCTACAATGATGCAGAGATGCTCACAGAGTTCACGTGGGATGATCGGAACATCAGGAGGATCTTCATCCGTAAG GTGTACGCCATCCTGATGATCCAGCTTTTGGTGACTCTTGCTATTGTGGCTCTTTTCACTTTCTG TGATCCTGTGAAGGACTACATTCAAACCAACCCAGGGTGGTACTGGGCCTCTTA CGTAGTGTTCTTTGTTACATACCTGACTCTGTCTTGCTGCTCTGCACCAAG GAGACAGTTTCCATGGAATCTGATCCTGCTTGCAATCTTT ACCCTATCCCTCTCCTACATGACAGGGATGTTGTCCAG CTTCTATAACACCAAATCAGTGGTGGTGTGTCTGGGCATCACAGCAGCAGTCTGTCTCCTTGTCACAGTCTTCAGCTTCCAAACTAAG ATTGACGTGACATCATACCAAGGCGTGCTGTTCATCTTCTGCATGGTTATGTTCATCTCTGGACTGGTGCTTGCAATCGTCCTTCCCTTTCAATAT GTACCTTGGTTGGATGCCACCTACGCTACCTTGGGAGCCATACTGTTTACCATG TTTTTGGCATTTGACACCCAGCTCCTCATGGGGAACAAGCGGTACACCCTGAGTCCAGAAGAGTATGTCTTTGCCACTCTCAACATCTACCTAGATATTGTCtacatcttctccttcttcctccaaATCTTTGGAACAAAACAAGAGTAA